The proteins below are encoded in one region of Apium graveolens cultivar Ventura chromosome 4, ASM990537v1, whole genome shotgun sequence:
- the LOC141719968 gene encoding uncharacterized protein LOC141719968, protein MDSTPTPVPVSTPITDHLNPPSHHPVSKLPVKRKNQISLPDSFSRRDSPSKFHRVWTEPDEILFLQSLVNSPPLSFPRDLHVFFTSFLNNISRTYSKSQLSEKLRRLRKKWRVVSTRLSKGLHLNRLSPHDKMLFELSEMLWHPNYAKTSPFGASLPSITAPMITMTVTSDVNVIEDDKCGGVECDKDENCCVDDAKLEEKLSNGGNEIGRIVAKTVVDVFDESVKFVKSGKRFCYGGGGGEGQCESFDKRWRELRVVEMEVLAQRLRLAVEDSIMKR, encoded by the coding sequence ATGGACTCTACCCCAACCCCTGTCCCTGTTTCCACGCCCATCACCGATCATCTCAATCCCCCTTCTCATCACCCTGTTTCCAAACTCCCTGTCAAACGCAAAAACCAAATCTCTCTCCCCGACTCCTTTTCTCGCCGAGATTCTCCCTCCAAATTCCACCGTGTTTGGACCGAGCCTGACGAGATCCTGTTTCTCCAGTCTCTCGTTAATTCCCCTCCTCTCTCCTTCCCACGCGATCTCCACGTCTTTTTCACGAGTTTTTTGAATAATATATCCCGTACCTATTCCAAATCTCAGTTATCTGAGAAGCTTCGACGGTTGAGAAAGAAGTGGCGTGTGGTGTCCACGCGTCTCTCTAAGGGACTCCATTTGAATCGCTTGTCTCCTCATGATAAGATGCTTTTTGAGCTTTCGGAGATGCTCTGGCATCCTAATTACGCCAAAACGTCGCCGTTTGGGGCTTCTTTGCCCTCGATCACGGCTCCGATGATTACGATGACAGTAACAAGTGATGTTAATGTAATTGAGGATGATAAATGTGGCGGTGTCGAGTGTGATAAGGATGAGAATTGTTGCGTTGATGATGCGAAATTGGAGGAGAAATTGAGTAATGGTGGGAATGAGATTGGGAGAATTGTGGCGAAAACGGTTGTGGATGTGTTTGATGAGTCGGTGAAGTTTGTTAAGTCGGGGAAAAGGTTTTGTTACGGAGGAGGAGGAGGAGAGGGACAGTGTGAGAGTTTCGACAAGAGATGGCGGGAGCTGAGGGTTGTTGAAATGGAAGTGTTGGCGCAGCGATTGAGGTTGGCTGTTGAGGATTCTATCATGAAGCGATAA
- the LOC141721430 gene encoding H/ACA ribonucleoprotein complex subunit 4-like, giving the protein MSELDLSTKKKKKTKPQDTNNNETTTENNSTDLIKPQSFTPPIDTSQWPILLKNYDRLNVRTGHYTPLPSGFSPLKRPLAEYIRYGVMNLDKPANPSSHEVVAWIKRILRVEKTGHSGTLDPKVTGNLIVCIDRATRLVKSQQGAGKEYVCIARLHSGVGDVGKVARALESLTGAVFQRPPLISAVKRQLRIRTIYESKMLEYDADKNLVVFWISCEAGTYVRTMCVHLGLILGVGAHMQELRRVRSGIMGEKDNMVTMHDVMDAQWVFDNFRDESYLRRVIMPLEVLLTSYKRLVVKDSAVNAICYGAKLMIPGLLRFENDVEVGEEVVLMTTKGEAIALGIAEMTTAVMATCDHGVVAKIKRVVMDRDTYPRKWGLGPKASMKKKLVAEGKLDKHGKPNEKTPAEWLRNVVLPTGGDSIVASLAAVSEPVKVEAVEEVDEKKKKKDKRKLEETDASPVPEVSKKVKVEEALESEKKDKKKKKKKGGDDEAAVGASDGETPKKEKKKKSKEKEEPEIEEKSEKKKKKKSKDAENGDSPAAAVDSDDGASKSEKKKKKKKKSKDGADE; this is encoded by the coding sequence ATGTCTGAGCTTGACCTCTCCACCAAAAAAAAGAAGAAAACCAAACCCCAAGACACCAACAACAACGAAACCACAACTGAAAACAACTCAACTGACTTAATCAAACCGCAATCATTCACTCCACCAATCGACACATCTCAATGGCCAATTCTGCTGAAAAACTACGACAGATTAAATGTTCGTACTGGCCACTACACTCCTCTCCCATCCGGCTTTTCTCCGCTCAAACGGCCCTTAGCAGAGTACATCCGATACGGAGTTATGAACCTCGATAAACCTGCTAATCCCTCTTCTCATGAAGTTGTTGCTTGGATTAAGCGTATTCTTCGTGTCGAAAAAACCGGACATAGTGGAACCTTGGACCCGAAGGTTACTGGTAATTTAATTGTATGTATTGATAGAGCTACTAGGTTGGTTAAGTCCCAACAAGGGGCGGGGAAGGAGTATGTTTGTATTGCGAGATTGCATTCCGGGGTTGGGGATGTTGGGAAGGTTGCGAGAGCGTTGGAGAGTTTGACTGGCGCCGTGTTTCAGAGGCCTCCGTTGATTTCTGCTGTTAAGAGGCAGTTGAGGATTAGGACTATTTATGAGAGTAAGATGCTTGAGTATGATGCGGATAAGAATTTGGTTGTGTTTTGGATATCGTGTGAGGCGGGGACGTATGTTAGGACAATGTGTGTGCATTTGGGGTTGATTTTGGGTGTTGGGGCTCATATGCAGGAGTTGAGGAGAGTTAGGTCGGGGATTATGGGGGAGAAGGATAATATGGTTACAATGCATGATGTGATGGATGCGCAATGGGTTTTTGATAATTTTAGGGATGAGAGTTATTTGAGACGGGTTATTATGCCGTTAGAGGTGCTTTTGACTAGTTATAAGAGGTTGGTTGTGAAGGATTCGGCTGTGAATGCTATTTGTTATGGGGCTAAGTTGATGATTCCCGGGTTGTTGAGGTTTGAGAATGATGTTGAAGTTGGGGAGGAAGTTGTTTTGATGACTACTAAGGGAGAGGCGATTGCGTTGGGGATTGCAGAGATGACGACGGCTGTTATGGCGACGTGTGATCATGGTGTTGTTGCGAAGATTAAGAGGGTTGTGATGGATAGGGATACTTATCCGAGGAAGTGGGGGTTAGGGCCTAAAGCTTCGATGAAGAAGAAGTTGGTTGCTGAGGGGAAATTGGATAAGCATGGGAAGCCGAATGAGAAGACGCCAGCTGAGTGGTTGAGGAATGTTGTTCTTCCTACTGGTGGAGATTCTATTGTTGCTAGCCTTGCGGCTGTAAGTGAACCTGTGAAGGTAGAGGCTGTTGAGGAGGTTGatgaaaagaagaagaaaaaggatAAGAGGAAGCTGGAGGAGACTGATGCTAGCCCTGTACCAGAAGTTTCCAAGAAAGTGAAGGTTGAGGAAGCTTtagagagtgagaagaaagacaagaaaaagaagaagaaaaagggagGCGATGATGAGGCTGCTGTTGGTGCTTCGGATGGGGAGACACCGAAAAAGGAGAAGAAAAAGAAGAGCAAGGAAAAGGAAGAACCAGAGATTGAGGAGAAatctgaaaagaagaaaaagaagaagagcAAAGATGCCGAGAATGGTGATTCCCCTGCAGCTGCTGTTGACAGTGATGATGGTGCTAGCAAAAgtgagaagaagaagaaaaagaagaagaagagcAAAGACGGGGCAGATGAATAG